The Panthera uncia isolate 11264 chromosome C2, Puncia_PCG_1.0, whole genome shotgun sequence genome contains a region encoding:
- the TM4SF1 gene encoding transmembrane 4 L6 family member 1 isoform X1, whose amino-acid sequence MCYGKCARCIGHSLVWLAILCIVANILLYFPNGETKYASENHLSRFVWFFSGIVGGGLLMFLPAFVFIGLEQDDCCGCCGHENCGKRCAMLSSVLAALIGIAGSGYCVIVAALGLAEGPVCRDSLGQWNYTFANTDGQYLLDTSTWSQCTEPKHIVEWNVSLFSILLALGGIEFILCLIQVINGVMGGICGYCCSRQQRYDC is encoded by the exons ATGTGTTATGGAAAATGTGCACGGTGCATCGGACATTCTCTGGTGTGGCTGGCCATCCTGTGCATTGTAGCTAATATTTTGCTTTACTTTCCAAATGGGGAAACAAAATATGCCTCCGAAAACCATCTCAGCCGCTTCGTGTGGTTCTTTTCTGGCATCGTAGGAGGGGGCTTGCTG ATGTTCCTGCCGGCATTCGTATTCATTGGGTTGGAGCAGGACGACTGTTGTGGCTGCTGTGGCCACGAAAACTGTGGCAAGAGATGCGCG ATGCTTTCTTCCGTCCTGGCGGCCCTCATTGGGATTGCGGGATCTGGCTACTGCGTCATCGTGGCAGCCCTGGGCTTGGCCGAAGGGCCAGTATGTCGTGATTCTCTTGGCCAGTGGAACTACACCTTTGCCAACACCGACGGACA GTACCTTCTGGATACCTCCACATGGTCCCAGTGCACGGAACCCAAACATATTGTAGAATGGAACGTCTCTCTGTTTTCCATCCTCTTGGCCCTGGGTGGAATTGAATTCATCTTATGTCTCATTCAAGTAATAAATGGTGTGATGGGAGGCATATGTGGCTATTGCTGCTCTCGCCAACAG cGATACGACTGCTAA
- the TM4SF1 gene encoding transmembrane 4 L6 family member 1 isoform X2: MCYGKCARCIGHSLVWLAILCIVANILLYFPNGETKYASENHLSRFVWFFSGIVGGGLLMFLPAFVFIGLEQDDCCGCCGHENCGKRCAMLSSVLAALIGIAGSGYCVIVAALGLAEGPVCRDSLGQWNYTFANTDGQYLLDTSTWSQCTEPKHIVEWNVSLFSILLALGGIEFILCLIQVINGVMGGICGYCCSRQQVRAVKIDTTAKRTTPQQNHDLPLFHCNLYILLVLICKTLY; encoded by the exons ATGTGTTATGGAAAATGTGCACGGTGCATCGGACATTCTCTGGTGTGGCTGGCCATCCTGTGCATTGTAGCTAATATTTTGCTTTACTTTCCAAATGGGGAAACAAAATATGCCTCCGAAAACCATCTCAGCCGCTTCGTGTGGTTCTTTTCTGGCATCGTAGGAGGGGGCTTGCTG ATGTTCCTGCCGGCATTCGTATTCATTGGGTTGGAGCAGGACGACTGTTGTGGCTGCTGTGGCCACGAAAACTGTGGCAAGAGATGCGCG ATGCTTTCTTCCGTCCTGGCGGCCCTCATTGGGATTGCGGGATCTGGCTACTGCGTCATCGTGGCAGCCCTGGGCTTGGCCGAAGGGCCAGTATGTCGTGATTCTCTTGGCCAGTGGAACTACACCTTTGCCAACACCGACGGACA GTACCTTCTGGATACCTCCACATGGTCCCAGTGCACGGAACCCAAACATATTGTAGAATGGAACGTCTCTCTGTTTTCCATCCTCTTGGCCCTGGGTGGAATTGAATTCATCTTATGTCTCATTCAAGTAATAAATGGTGTGATGGGAGGCATATGTGGCTATTGCTGCTCTCGCCAACAGGTAAGAGCTGTGAAAAT cGATACGACTGCTAAAAGAACCACCCCACAACAGAACCACGATCTTCctttatttcattgtaatttatatattttacttgtatTAATTTGTAAAACTTTGTACTAG